One genomic window of Kosmotoga olearia TBF 19.5.1 includes the following:
- a CDS encoding WD40 repeat domain-containing protein, with the protein MKPTIALILSFLCLFSGTVLMLKTIGFPVENNPLTLLVLIGGVFFIYLVSLIFRGLRTLKEKKANSTRKNTHNFGLVNKKVTPNADEMPRFISLQGHSGPVSSVAISPDGKYIVSGSWDNTIKLWNINGECLRTFEGHTDWVRTVAISPDGKYIVSGSENGKIRIWNLKGNCLRILSGHSGSVLSLAVSPDGKYIVSGSWDNAIKLWNTNGECLRTFEGHIDWVRSVAISPDGKYIVSGSEDGKIRLWDLKGNCFGILSDHSGPVMSVAISPNGKYIVSGSWDNTIKLWNVNGECLKTFKGHTDWVRSVTISPDGRYIVSGSENGKVRIWDTEGNCLKILNGHSGPILSVAISPDKRYIVTGSRDKTLKLWSLGNYLEIKKPFLVSEEPQPENRILNYENKSENQNLEIEKEEQYFEENDSPIQSDDKILLYFMNQIQELTELQKAELRKVLVLEPKKEYSISEAGVNQLVLFQLLPRISYNRIPLIELIEKNGLMIIWGNQYSDELCEKLKSTIIGGM; encoded by the coding sequence ATGAAACCAACAATTGCACTGATTCTATCGTTTCTGTGCCTGTTTTCAGGCACTGTTTTGATGTTGAAAACAATAGGTTTTCCAGTCGAAAACAATCCGCTAACTCTCCTGGTTCTAATCGGTGGAGTGTTTTTTATCTATTTGGTATCACTCATATTTAGGGGCCTCCGCACACTAAAAGAGAAAAAAGCGAACAGTACGCGCAAAAACACTCACAATTTTGGATTAGTTAATAAGAAAGTAACACCCAACGCTGATGAAATGCCCAGGTTTATTTCTCTCCAGGGTCATTCTGGACCTGTATCATCAGTAGCGATAAGCCCTGATGGAAAATACATAGTATCCGGTTCCTGGGATAACACGATAAAGTTATGGAATATCAACGGTGAGTGCCTTAGAACCTTTGAAGGGCACACCGACTGGGTAAGGACAGTAGCAATAAGTCCTGACGGAAAGTATATTGTATCCGGATCAGAAAATGGAAAGATAAGGATCTGGAATCTGAAAGGTAACTGCCTCAGGATATTGAGCGGTCATTCCGGGTCTGTACTATCGTTAGCTGTAAGCCCCGATGGGAAATATATTGTATCCGGTTCCTGGGATAACGCAATAAAGTTATGGAATACTAACGGCGAGTGCCTCAGAACCTTTGAAGGGCACATCGACTGGGTAAGATCGGTAGCAATAAGTCCAGATGGTAAGTACATTGTCTCCGGATCTGAAGATGGAAAAATAAGGCTCTGGGATCTAAAAGGTAATTGTTTTGGGATATTAAGTGACCATTCGGGACCTGTAATGTCGGTAGCTATAAGCCCCAATGGGAAATATATTGTATCCGGCTCCTGGGATAACACAATAAAGTTATGGAATGTCAACGGTGAATGCCTTAAAACCTTTAAGGGACATACCGATTGGGTAAGATCAGTAACGATAAGTCCAGATGGTAGGTACATTGTCTCCGGATCGGAAAACGGAAAGGTGAGAATCTGGGATACGGAAGGCAACTGCCTCAAGATATTAAACGGCCATTCCGGACCCATACTGTCGGTAGCTATAAGCCCTGATAAAAGATATATTGTTACAGGTTCCAGAGACAAAACACTTAAACTATGGAGTCTGGGGAACTATCTTGAAATAAAAAAGCCATTTCTCGTAAGCGAAGAACCCCAGCCTGAAAACAGAATTTTAAATTATGAAAATAAAAGCGAAAATCAAAATCTGGAAATTGAAAAAGAAGAACAGTATTTTGAGGAAAACGACTCCCCCATACAAAGTGACGATAAAATCTTACTCTATTTCATGAATCAAATTCAGGAATTAACTGAACTTCAGAAAGCCGAGCTTAGAAAAGTTCTGGTTTTAGAACCCAAAAAAGAATACTCTATTTCGGAAGCTGGAGTAAATCAACTTGTACTCTTTCAGTTATTGCCCAGAATCTCATATAATCGAATTCCTCTTATAGAACTCATTGAGAAAAATGGCCTCATGATAATTTGGGGAAATCAGTATTCAGACGAACTATGTGAGAAACTAAAAAGTACAATTATAGGCGGTATGTAA
- a CDS encoding BREX system ATP-binding domain-containing protein, with product MDYRPMFEAIRTGVSVPEEYAAHLIIGRTFEKEIIENDIDYVISYQASKIRIFLGDYGFGKTTLAKYAITRASEKGMVYSMLTEKDYKSIYRQDEFFRSIMKNLRMVGFQGDLLRFILNNWAEQFLKENKDSLETLERDQIVAYLKSSNQLFDGFFADVCGAYLYNYINEKSNNELLAFIRGDKVPKRTLRDYGITHFLEDDGWNFLDAFMKLLLTFGIKGLLLVMDELENLRQNRKDIRDKIYNHLRELLDKLPGGEIKAINCIWLGTREWFDDQERGIKSYTALYDRIQKEVSGVQTKESTLVELKPMNTDDLNKLVEKVSGMYKETYNITLSQKQINTIKSTATQQFTNINGEVSVAPRRVIKWLTELLDVFKEGNKDIINAINSVSKSVEVDDDRYSSIF from the coding sequence ATGGATTACAGACCTATGTTTGAAGCTATACGAACAGGTGTTTCCGTTCCAGAGGAATATGCTGCACATTTAATTATCGGAAGAACTTTTGAAAAAGAGATTATAGAAAACGACATAGATTATGTAATTTCATACCAGGCAAGCAAAATTAGGATCTTCCTTGGAGATTACGGGTTTGGTAAAACGACACTTGCAAAATACGCAATCACCAGGGCGTCAGAAAAAGGTATGGTCTATTCGATGCTAACCGAAAAAGATTACAAAAGCATCTACAGACAGGATGAATTCTTCAGGTCTATAATGAAAAACCTCAGGATGGTTGGATTTCAAGGGGATCTATTGAGATTCATCCTGAACAATTGGGCTGAGCAGTTCCTTAAAGAAAATAAAGATTCACTAGAGACACTGGAAAGAGATCAAATCGTTGCTTATCTGAAAAGCAGCAATCAGCTATTTGACGGCTTCTTCGCAGATGTTTGCGGCGCATACCTTTATAACTATATTAACGAAAAAAGTAACAACGAACTGTTAGCTTTTATAAGAGGCGACAAAGTACCCAAACGAACCTTAAGAGATTACGGCATCACACATTTTCTTGAGGATGACGGCTGGAATTTCCTGGACGCTTTTATGAAACTTCTTCTTACCTTTGGAATCAAAGGACTTCTCTTAGTAATGGACGAACTGGAGAATTTACGTCAAAATCGAAAAGACATTAGAGACAAAATTTACAACCATCTAAGAGAGCTCCTCGACAAACTTCCTGGTGGAGAAATAAAGGCAATTAACTGTATCTGGCTTGGAACACGAGAATGGTTCGACGATCAGGAGCGCGGCATTAAATCATATACCGCACTATATGACAGAATTCAAAAAGAAGTATCCGGAGTTCAGACAAAAGAATCCACATTGGTTGAACTAAAACCAATGAACACTGATGACCTTAACAAACTCGTTGAAAAAGTCTCTGGAATGTATAAAGAAACCTACAATATCACCTTATCCCAAAAGCAAATCAACACGATCAAGAGTACCGCCACCCAACAATTTACAAATATAAATGGGGAAGTATCAGTCGCTCCAAGAAGGGTAATAAAATGGTTAACAGAACTATTAGACGTTTTCAAAGAAGGAAACAAGGACATTATTAACGCAATTAATTCTGTTTCTAAAAGTGTAGAGGTTGACGATGATCGTTATTCCTCCATATTCTGA
- a CDS encoding DEAD/DEAH box helicase, whose product MPKLSSSVASFLTNNLGWKSLTAIQKKAIPEIISGKNVLIIAGTASGKTEAAMIPILQKMSKNRGKGIICIYFAPLKALINDIAQRLKGIFERFDFYVGKWHGDVSQSDKIYALKEAKILVTTPESMEGLLTSKKFSPEIFSDLRFVVIDEVHNFANNPRGAQLMSLIERLQIISRNEIQRVAMSATVGNPEKLLQWITGCSERESVVIETNSASRREINVRKEEEIELSDLVKNLLSENKKIIIFADSRKEVEHYTRKLLDSGIEALPHHSSVSKTIRESIEKAFKANDKSCVIIATSTLELGIDVGNVDTVIFLNVPYSTSSFLQRIGRSGRKSKISKAWILIPREEDLIRFLGIATMLQDGEVEKVRPLWYYPQLFAHQIIALTYEKQKLLIEHLKVLKNASPFKEIKKDDFELLRDHLLNKHYLELNSENYLVPGSETLEIMESGYKKKNFVVLFPTTVDFIVYHKGVEIGTLHPIFAQTLQESFQKEGYAVFSLAKENWRVEKIDTRKRKIDVVPTNESQIPKWMSFGSKMDFDFAQAIRKALISQEIPKNVNVSETIKSELLDLMDVEKNTVATDRYLVTSQLATPNMYEIDVFTYFGNQGNLLLKYLIKMLGIEKIKINWRSINIKSEKSIDRILAGLKELISKPDSEILDLLTAFLLKNNKEISTLYLQLGDTLKRYIPPELQARSLAKYLLDDRVVDALRSDLVGES is encoded by the coding sequence ATGCCGAAACTTTCTAGTAGCGTAGCCTCCTTTCTTACCAACAACCTGGGCTGGAAAAGTTTAACGGCCATTCAAAAAAAAGCCATTCCCGAAATTATCTCGGGTAAGAATGTCCTGATTATTGCCGGCACCGCTTCTGGAAAAACAGAAGCGGCGATGATCCCTATTCTTCAAAAAATGAGCAAAAATAGAGGAAAAGGAATAATCTGCATATACTTTGCTCCTTTGAAAGCGTTAATAAACGATATCGCCCAAAGGCTCAAAGGCATATTCGAGAGATTCGATTTTTACGTGGGCAAATGGCACGGCGACGTTTCACAATCTGACAAGATCTACGCACTGAAAGAAGCGAAGATTCTGGTTACTACACCAGAATCAATGGAAGGGTTACTGACATCAAAAAAATTCTCGCCGGAGATCTTCAGTGATCTACGCTTTGTTGTAATTGATGAGGTACATAACTTTGCAAATAATCCGCGTGGCGCGCAACTGATGAGCCTTATAGAACGTCTTCAGATAATAAGCCGCAACGAGATCCAGAGGGTAGCCATGTCGGCTACGGTGGGAAACCCGGAAAAGCTGCTTCAGTGGATAACCGGTTGCAGTGAACGGGAATCCGTAGTTATAGAGACAAATTCTGCTTCAAGAAGGGAAATAAATGTAAGGAAAGAGGAAGAGATTGAGTTAAGCGACCTTGTCAAAAATCTGCTGAGCGAAAACAAAAAAATCATCATCTTTGCCGATTCCCGCAAAGAGGTCGAACACTACACACGAAAATTACTCGACAGTGGAATAGAAGCTTTACCACATCACAGCTCCGTATCAAAAACCATCAGAGAATCCATTGAAAAGGCCTTCAAAGCCAACGACAAATCTTGCGTGATTATAGCAACCTCTACACTTGAATTAGGGATAGACGTTGGTAACGTTGATACGGTCATCTTCTTGAATGTTCCATATTCCACGTCGTCATTTCTCCAAAGAATAGGGAGATCAGGCAGAAAAAGTAAAATCTCAAAAGCATGGATACTAATTCCCCGTGAAGAGGATTTAATAAGATTCCTGGGTATAGCTACGATGCTACAAGACGGTGAGGTTGAAAAGGTAAGACCTCTCTGGTATTACCCACAACTGTTTGCCCACCAAATAATAGCTTTGACCTATGAAAAACAGAAGCTTCTCATAGAACACCTGAAAGTGTTGAAGAATGCCAGCCCTTTCAAAGAGATCAAAAAAGATGATTTTGAACTATTAAGAGACCATCTTTTAAACAAACACTACCTGGAGCTAAACTCAGAAAATTATCTTGTTCCTGGAAGCGAAACACTGGAAATAATGGAAAGCGGATATAAAAAGAAAAACTTTGTCGTGCTTTTCCCGACTACTGTTGATTTCATCGTTTACCACAAGGGAGTTGAGATTGGAACCTTACATCCAATCTTTGCGCAAACGCTCCAGGAAAGTTTTCAGAAAGAAGGATACGCTGTTTTCTCCCTGGCAAAAGAAAATTGGCGGGTTGAAAAAATTGACACCCGCAAAAGAAAAATAGATGTTGTGCCAACCAACGAATCACAGATCCCCAAATGGATGAGTTTTGGATCAAAAATGGATTTTGATTTTGCCCAGGCGATCAGAAAAGCCTTGATTTCGCAAGAAATCCCGAAGAACGTAAATGTCTCTGAAACGATTAAAAGCGAACTGCTTGACTTGATGGACGTCGAGAAAAACACCGTTGCTACTGATAGATATCTGGTCACCTCTCAGCTGGCCACCCCCAATATGTACGAAATAGATGTCTTCACTTACTTCGGAAACCAGGGCAATTTACTCTTAAAATACCTCATTAAAATGTTGGGAATAGAAAAAATAAAAATCAATTGGAGAAGTATAAACATAAAATCAGAAAAGAGTATCGATCGTATACTTGCTGGCTTGAAAGAACTAATTTCAAAACCAGATTCTGAGATTCTGGACCTGCTAACCGCTTTCCTTTTGAAAAACAACAAGGAAATAAGTACACTTTACCTACAGCTTGGAGACACACTGAAACGTTACATTCCTCCAGAACTTCAGGCCAGATCCTTAGCAAAATATTTGCTGGACGATAGAGTAGTTGACGCTCTAAGGTCGGATCTTGTTGGAGAAAGTTGA